From Mustela erminea isolate mMusErm1 chromosome 1, mMusErm1.Pri, whole genome shotgun sequence, a single genomic window includes:
- the PDE12 gene encoding 2',5'-phosphodiesterase 12, which translates to MWRLPGSRAALRGVRTAVERHTRAEAATEKAAGAMERAVVRCVPSEPKLSLSFALADGSHKNMQRDQSEPLGRALSRIATNALKGHAKAAAAKKSRKNRPNASGGVASAGPGPESTAASEPVVKLYYREEAVAEDVLNVDAWQDGAVLQIGDVKYKVERNPPAFTELQLPRYIMAGFPVCPKLSLEFGDPASSVFRWYKEAKAGAAEPEGGGPSSLSSSSPSAGWTETGVNERVYTPSNADIGLRLKLHCTPGNGQRFGPSRELESVCPVEAGPGTCTFDHRHLYTKKVTDDSLIRTVSYNLLADTYAQTEFSRSVLYPYCAPYALELDYRQNLIQKELTGYNADLICLQEVDRSVFTDSLVPALEAFGLEGVFRIKQHEGLATFYRKAKFTLLSQHDISFHEALESDPLHKELLEKLVLYPSAQERVLQRSSVLQVSVLQSTKDSSKRICVANTHLYWHPKGGYIRLIQMAVALAHIRHVSCDLYPDIPVIFCGDFNSTPSTGMYHFVVNGSIPEDHEDWASNGEEERCNMSLTHFFKLKSACGEPAYTNYVGGFHGCLDYIFIDLNALEVEQVIPLPSHEEVTTHQALPSVSHPSDHIALVCDLKWK; encoded by the exons ATGTGGAGACTCCCGGGTTCCCGCGCCGCGCTTCGTGGGGTCCGCACGGCGGTGGAGCGGCACACTCGGGCCGAGGCGGCGACTGAGAAAGCGGCGGGCGCCATGGAGCGTGCTGTAGTGCGCTGTGTGCCCTCCGAGCCTAAGCTAAGCCTGTCGTTCGCGCTGGCCGACGGCAGCCACAAGAACATGCAGCGCGACCAAAGCGAGCCGCTGGGTCGGGCTCTCAGCCGGATAGCAACCAATGCCCTTAAAGGCCATGCTAAGGCGGCCGCTGCCAAGAAGAGCAGGAAGAACCGGCCAAATGCAAGTGGTGGCGTGGCTTCTGCGGGGCCTGGGCCCGAGTCGACTGCGGCCTCCGAGCCCGTGGTGAAGCTGTACTACCGGGAGGAGGCAGTGGCTGAGGACGTGCTCAACGTGGACGCCTGGCAGGACGGCGCGGTGCTGCAGATTGGCGATGTCAAGTACAAGGTGGAGCGCAACCCGCCCGCCTTCACCGAACTGCAGTTGCCACGCTACATCATGGCCGGTTTCCCAGTTTGCCCCAAGCTCAGCCTCGAATTTGGGGATCCCGCCAGCTCTGTCTTCCGCTGGTACAAGGAAGCCAAGGCCGGAGCGGCAGAGCCAGAGGGCGGGGGCCCCTCATCATTGTCTTCCTCTTCACCCTCTGCTGGTTGGACGGAGACCGGTGTGAACGAGCGCGTCTACACGCCGTCCAATGCCGACATCGGGCTCCGACTGAAACTTCATTGCACCCCAGGCAATGGGCAGCGCTTCGGGCCAAGCCGGGAGTTGGAAAGTGTGTGTCCCGTGGAGGCAGGGCCTGGCACGTGCACCTTTGACCACAGGCATCTCTACACCAAGAAAGTGACGGACGACTCCCTCATCCGCACCGTCTCTTACAACCTCCTGGCCGACACGTACGCCCAGACTGAGTTTTCGAGGAGCGTCCTTTACCCGTACTGTGCCCCTTACGCCCTGGAACTCGACTACCGCCAGAATCTTATCCAGAAGGAGCTCACGGGCTACAACGCTGATCTCATCTGTTTGCAAGAGGTTGATCGCAGCGTGTTTACAGACAGCTTGGTGCCAGCCCTCGAGGCCTTTGGGCTGGAGGGCGTGTTTAGAATCAAGCAGCACGAAGGCCTGGCTACTTTCTACCGAAAGGCCAAATTCACTCTCCTTAGCCAGCATGACATTTCTTTCCATGAAGCCCTGGAGTCCGACCCACTTCACAAAGAACTGCTGGAGAAGTTAGTTTTGTACCCGTCTGCGCAGGAGAGGGTGCTGCAGAGATCTTCTGTCCTCCAG gtTTCTGTTCTTCAGTCTACCAAGGACTCTTCTAAAAGGATATGTGTTGCTAATACCCATCTCTACTGGCATCCAAAAG GTGGGTACATTCGTCTCATTCAAATGGCAGTAGCCTTGGCTCACATTAGACATGTCTCGTGTGATCTGTATCCTGATATACCGGTTATATTTTGTGGAGACTTTAATAGTACCCCATCAACAGGAATGTATCATTTTGTTGTCAACGGCAGCATCCCAGAGGATCATGAAGACTGGGCTTCCAATGGGGAAGAGGAACGGTGCAACATGTCCCTTACCCATTTCTTCAAATTGAAAAGTGCTTGTGGTGAACCTGCTTACACTAATTACGTTGGTGGCTTTCATGGATGTCTGGACTACATTTTCATTGACTTAAATGCTCTAGAGGTTGAACAGGTGATTCCATTACCTAGTCATGAAGAAGTTACCACCCACCAGGCCTTACCTAGTGTTTCCCATCCCTCTGATCACATAGCACTTGTATgtgatttaaaatggaaatag